In the genome of Bryobacteraceae bacterium, one region contains:
- a CDS encoding pyridoxal-dependent decarboxylase, translating into MSLLLGEADRERLWRATIAAVERYIRGVAEGPASPELNPAKMREMAAAFDFAAPRDPVEMVEWVAANLSRHQVHPPHPRYFGLYNPAPATMGIAGDALAAAFNPNLAAWSHSPLGVELENHLLRAFGGKFGYSAEETAGSFCSGGAEANHTALAVALASRFPDFAERGARGLAGEPVFYASAECHHSFLKAAGASGIGRGALRAIPVDDGLRMIPEALAAAIREDRAAGRLPFLAIATAGTTNAGVIDPLGAVAAVARAEGLWFHVDAAWGGAAAFSGKLRPLLAGIALADSITFDAHKWMSVPMGAGVYLTRHRSGLDAAFGTPTAYMPKEAAGLAVDDLHLLSMQWSRRFIGLKVFLSLAAAGWPGYEAAVDHMTAMGELLRESLRGAGWAIHNETPLPVVCFSGHGDPGEIARRVVASGEAWISSTVLGGRTRALRACITNYRTTAEDVGALVGTLDKYVQGD; encoded by the coding sequence ATGAGCCTGCTGCTTGGGGAAGCGGACCGCGAGCGGCTGTGGCGGGCGACGATCGCGGCGGTGGAGCGCTACATCCGCGGCGTGGCCGAAGGGCCGGCGTCACCGGAATTGAATCCGGCTAAGATGCGGGAAATGGCGGCCGCGTTCGACTTCGCGGCGCCACGCGATCCGGTGGAGATGGTGGAATGGGTGGCGGCTAACCTTTCGCGGCACCAGGTGCATCCGCCGCATCCGCGATACTTCGGGCTGTACAATCCGGCTCCGGCGACGATGGGGATCGCGGGTGACGCGCTCGCGGCGGCGTTCAACCCGAACCTGGCGGCGTGGAGCCATTCTCCGTTGGGCGTGGAGTTGGAGAACCACCTGCTGCGTGCGTTCGGCGGCAAGTTCGGGTATTCGGCGGAAGAGACGGCGGGGAGCTTTTGCTCCGGCGGCGCGGAGGCGAATCATACGGCGCTGGCGGTGGCATTGGCGTCGCGATTTCCGGATTTCGCCGAACGGGGCGCGCGGGGGCTGGCGGGCGAACCGGTGTTCTATGCGTCGGCCGAGTGCCATCATTCGTTTCTAAAGGCGGCGGGCGCGAGCGGGATCGGACGCGGCGCGCTACGGGCGATTCCGGTGGACGACGGACTGCGGATGATTCCAGAGGCGCTGGCGGCGGCGATTCGCGAGGATCGGGCGGCGGGGCGGCTTCCGTTTCTGGCGATCGCGACGGCGGGGACGACAAACGCGGGCGTGATCGATCCGTTGGGCGCGGTTGCGGCGGTAGCGCGAGCGGAAGGTCTGTGGTTTCACGTCGACGCGGCGTGGGGCGGAGCGGCCGCGTTTTCGGGAAAACTGCGTCCGCTGCTGGCGGGGATCGCGTTGGCCGATTCGATCACGTTCGACGCACACAAGTGGATGAGCGTCCCGATGGGGGCGGGCGTGTACCTAACGCGTCATCGGAGCGGGCTCGACGCCGCTTTTGGGACTCCAACGGCGTACATGCCGAAGGAAGCCGCCGGGCTTGCGGTGGACGATTTGCATTTGCTGTCGATGCAGTGGTCGCGGCGGTTCATCGGGTTGAAAGTGTTTCTGTCGCTGGCGGCGGCGGGTTGGCCAGGTTATGAAGCGGCAGTGGACCACATGACGGCGATGGGCGAACTGCTACGGGAGTCGCTACGCGGCGCGGGGTGGGCGATTCACAACGAGACTCCGCTGCCGGTGGTCTGCTTTTCGGGGCACGGGGATCCGGGCGAGATCGCGCGCCGGGTGGTGGCGAGCGGCGAGGCGTGGATCTCGTCGACAGTGCTCGGCGGGCGGACTCGGGCGCTGCGGGCGTGTATTACGAACTACCGGACGACGGCGGAGGATGTCGGGGCGCTGGTGGGGACGTTGGACAAGTACGTGCAGGGCGATTGA
- a CDS encoding M1 family aminopeptidase gives MIRTPIALLLVATGAAHGAGAGKPQEIAAEMRAAGLDPAECYRVRDLHFTRGGDLRFYLTDGYLIFGKPVAGRPIAAVFSGDTEGGDAELLVLPPLRGERVSLAAFTETPNLDEHFRTGLFLFTDDTAAVLKAAIAKDEDAKKSPERGALLAEQWNPVLGNLSGSFSVRLVQHLLERVAPERGIFYSALQGVKLGNFDAIYDPDANDQIYLGQLKYRDTRAFYDTWTAFSAREFRTGARQRSPDAFTLRGYRIEAMLNSDLHLKVVTAATLSTEREPVAALPFEISEGMKVTAARVNGEECELFTADSFRANLLRRSGSVLFIVIPPRPLEPGRPAEIVFEHEGDVVRPAGRDVYFVGSRSNWYPKAGLSFAQFDIKFTYPGHLDLVFPGELKEEGKDGEYRVARRVTPAPIRLAGFNLGKYEHRTATRDGLTVEVYANRQSEFAVRAPGSEVVVLPPSQPFPRRSRSGAQPAVLPPVRYFPDPTARLSAMGDEIAGTFEFMAQKLGRPALPTLMVSPIPGAFGQGFPGLVYMSTIAYLNPAERPPMARESDKQTFFSEILHAHEVAHQWWGNVVTVNRGSDEWLMEALANYTALANLEKRKGTKALNETLGEYRERLLAKDSTEKTEESAGPLRLGTRLSSSQAPDAWHHIVYGKGSWVLHMLRARMGTESFWKFLAQVVAEHRNRSLTTEDFRATAAAYLPKGAVEPFFEHWVEGTGIPALSLTQRWRAGKLSMTVTQTGVDEDVSVQVPVTVTVRGAKPQVHWITTGSDPVTVTAPLRAAPLKVELDPDGLVLRQ, from the coding sequence GTGATCCGGACGCCAATCGCTCTGCTCTTGGTTGCCACGGGCGCCGCCCATGGCGCCGGGGCGGGCAAGCCGCAGGAGATCGCAGCGGAGATGCGCGCGGCCGGGCTCGATCCGGCGGAGTGCTACCGCGTGCGGGACCTTCATTTCACGCGCGGCGGCGACCTTCGCTTCTACCTCACCGACGGATACCTGATCTTCGGCAAGCCGGTGGCGGGGCGGCCAATCGCGGCGGTGTTCTCGGGCGACACCGAAGGCGGCGACGCGGAACTATTGGTGCTGCCGCCATTACGCGGCGAGCGGGTTTCGCTGGCGGCGTTCACCGAGACGCCGAACCTCGACGAACATTTCCGGACGGGCTTGTTCTTGTTCACCGACGATACCGCGGCCGTGCTAAAGGCGGCGATCGCGAAGGACGAGGACGCGAAGAAGTCACCGGAGCGCGGGGCGCTGCTGGCGGAGCAATGGAACCCGGTGCTGGGGAATCTTTCCGGCTCGTTTTCGGTTCGGCTGGTGCAGCATCTGCTGGAGCGGGTGGCGCCGGAGAGGGGGATCTTCTATTCGGCGCTGCAGGGTGTGAAGCTTGGGAACTTCGACGCCATCTACGATCCGGACGCGAACGATCAGATCTATCTGGGGCAGTTGAAGTACCGCGATACGCGAGCGTTTTACGACACGTGGACAGCCTTCTCCGCCCGCGAGTTCCGGACTGGCGCGCGGCAACGTTCGCCAGACGCATTCACGCTGCGCGGCTACCGGATCGAAGCAATGCTCAACAGCGATCTTCATCTGAAAGTGGTGACGGCGGCGACCCTCTCGACGGAGCGGGAACCGGTGGCGGCGCTTCCGTTCGAGATCTCCGAAGGGATGAAGGTGACGGCGGCGCGCGTGAACGGCGAGGAATGCGAGCTCTTCACGGCCGATTCGTTCCGGGCGAACCTGCTGCGGCGCTCCGGAAGCGTGCTGTTCATCGTGATTCCGCCGCGGCCGCTCGAGCCGGGGCGGCCCGCCGAGATCGTGTTCGAGCACGAGGGGGATGTGGTGCGGCCGGCGGGCCGGGATGTGTACTTCGTGGGGTCGCGATCCAACTGGTATCCGAAGGCGGGACTGAGTTTCGCGCAGTTCGATATCAAGTTCACGTATCCGGGGCACCTCGACCTGGTGTTTCCGGGTGAGTTGAAGGAGGAAGGCAAGGACGGCGAGTATCGCGTGGCGCGGCGCGTGACTCCGGCGCCAATCCGGCTGGCGGGTTTCAACCTCGGCAAGTACGAGCACCGGACGGCGACGCGAGACGGGCTGACGGTTGAAGTGTACGCGAACCGGCAGTCCGAATTCGCGGTGCGCGCGCCGGGGAGCGAGGTGGTGGTGCTGCCGCCATCGCAGCCTTTTCCGCGGAGGTCGCGGAGTGGAGCGCAGCCTGCCGTGCTCCCGCCGGTGCGTTATTTTCCGGATCCCACGGCACGGCTAAGCGCGATGGGGGATGAGATCGCGGGAACGTTCGAGTTCATGGCCCAGAAGCTGGGGCGGCCGGCGCTGCCGACGCTGATGGTGTCGCCGATTCCGGGCGCGTTCGGGCAGGGGTTTCCGGGGCTGGTGTACATGTCGACGATCGCCTACTTGAACCCGGCGGAACGGCCGCCGATGGCGCGCGAGAGCGATAAACAGACGTTTTTCTCCGAGATCCTGCATGCGCACGAGGTGGCGCATCAATGGTGGGGCAACGTGGTGACGGTGAACCGGGGATCAGATGAATGGCTGATGGAGGCGCTTGCCAACTACACGGCGCTGGCGAATCTGGAAAAACGCAAAGGGACGAAGGCGCTGAATGAAACGCTCGGCGAGTATCGGGAGCGGCTGTTGGCCAAGGACAGCACGGAGAAGACGGAGGAATCGGCCGGTCCGCTGCGGTTGGGGACGCGGTTGTCGAGTTCGCAGGCGCCGGACGCGTGGCACCATATCGTCTACGGAAAGGGGAGCTGGGTGCTGCACATGCTGCGGGCGCGGATGGGAACGGAGAGTTTCTGGAAGTTCCTGGCGCAGGTGGTGGCCGAGCACCGGAACCGATCGTTGACAACCGAGGATTTCCGCGCGACCGCGGCGGCGTACTTGCCAAAGGGGGCAGTGGAGCCGTTTTTCGAGCATTGGGTGGAGGGCACGGGGATCCCGGCGCTGAGCCTGACGCAACGTTGGCGGGCGGGTAAGCTATCGATGACGGTGACGCAGACGGGCGTGGATGAAGACGTGAGCGTGCAGGTTCCGGTGACGGTGACCGTGCGCGGGGCCAAGCCGCAGGTGCACTGGATCACGACAGGGAGCGATCCGGTGACGGTGACGGCGCCGTTGCGCGCGGCGCCGCTGAAGGTGGAACTCGATCCGGACGGGCTGGTTCTGCGGCAATGA
- a CDS encoding DnaJ domain-containing protein, whose translation MPTQQERRKKSRKTKSSIELQIRYRLRTGDTSIIPSRLVDLHENGCGLEVATPLETGAQVLVFGDMLSRGRGMEIQVPGRVAWCRMRSAGVYRAGIEFVEPLIPQVGTTRRAKAKNVDGTDYYEVLQLSESADPDMVVRAYRILGQRYHPKNADTGNAAQFRLVEEAFKVLGDEQRRAAYDSKRSTLGGARNAILDLVRAVNDLDLERAREQAILLMLVNKRRKSPRSPLLAINDFEEALECSRDDLEFAIWYMRENNLMIRTDDGRFAITPRGVDHVESYARREVAEMREERAPQG comes from the coding sequence ATGCCCACGCAACAGGAGCGTCGCAAGAAGTCTCGCAAGACGAAATCCTCGATTGAACTTCAAATCCGGTACCGGCTGCGAACGGGAGACACGTCGATCATTCCGTCACGGCTGGTGGACCTGCACGAGAATGGCTGCGGGCTGGAAGTAGCCACTCCGCTCGAGACGGGCGCGCAGGTGCTGGTGTTCGGGGACATGCTGAGCCGCGGGCGGGGGATGGAGATCCAGGTGCCGGGGCGGGTGGCGTGGTGCCGGATGCGATCGGCGGGGGTGTATCGCGCGGGCATAGAGTTCGTGGAGCCATTGATCCCGCAGGTGGGCACGACGCGCCGGGCGAAGGCGAAAAACGTCGACGGAACGGACTACTACGAAGTGCTGCAGTTAAGCGAATCCGCCGATCCCGATATGGTGGTTCGCGCGTACCGGATCCTGGGGCAGCGCTACCATCCGAAGAACGCCGACACCGGGAACGCGGCCCAATTCCGGCTGGTGGAGGAAGCGTTCAAAGTGCTGGGGGACGAGCAACGGAGGGCGGCGTACGATTCGAAGCGATCGACGCTCGGCGGCGCGCGGAACGCGATTCTCGACCTGGTGAGGGCAGTGAACGATCTCGATCTCGAGCGGGCGCGCGAACAGGCGATCCTGCTGATGCTGGTGAACAAGCGGCGCAAGTCGCCGCGGTCGCCGCTGTTGGCGATCAACGATTTCGAGGAAGCGCTCGAGTGTTCGCGCGACGACCTTGAATTCGCGATCTGGTACATGCGCGAGAACAACCTCATGATTCGGACCGACGACGGGCGGTTCGCGATCACGCCGCGGGGAGTGGATCACGTGGAGAGCTACGCACGCCGCGAGGTGGCTGAGATGCGGGAGGAGCGGGCCCCTCAGGGGTAG